Proteins encoded together in one Synechococcus sp. BL107 window:
- a CDS encoding GNAT family N-acetyltransferase, with product MPPIRLVHHAPGAPGLRFLGLGPNFIPARALLKLQRLFDRHAVWARGRSFAQLRRLLSGSDAVVSLWRGKRLVGFGRATSDGFSRAVLWDIVVAGDLHGHGLGRRVVLELLHAPAVVGVERVYLMTTHSAGFYRQLGFKDADPQQLMLLRH from the coding sequence GTGCCCCCAATCCGGTTGGTTCACCACGCACCAGGTGCCCCCGGCCTGCGTTTCCTTGGACTAGGACCAAATTTCATCCCAGCCCGCGCTCTGCTCAAACTGCAGCGTTTGTTCGATCGCCATGCCGTCTGGGCCCGCGGCAGAAGCTTCGCTCAGTTGCGCAGACTGCTATCGGGTAGTGATGCGGTGGTGAGCCTCTGGCGTGGAAAGCGACTCGTCGGCTTCGGGCGAGCCACCTCAGACGGCTTCAGCCGGGCCGTGCTTTGGGACATTGTCGTGGCCGGTGATCTGCACGGTCATGGCCTCGGGCGCCGCGTCGTTCTTGAGCTGCTTCATGCCCCGGCCGTGGTGGGCGTCGAGCGCGTGTATTTAATGACCACCCACAGTGCAGGCTTCTACCGCCAACTGGGCTTCAAGGATGCGGACCCACAGCAGTTAATGCTGCTTCGTCACTGA